From the genome of Clostridia bacterium:
CGATGGAGATTATATAATGTTTAATTCAGGAACTACTACATTGTATACAGCTCAAAAATTAAGAAATAATAAAAATCTTGTTATTGTAACCAATGCCATTTCTATAGCTCATGAAATAAGTCATTTTAACGGTGTGCAGATAATACTCCTAGGAGGAAATTATAATCCAAAATATCAATTCACCTATGGAGACGATACAATCAATGGGTTGAAAAAATACAAAGTCGATAAATTAATACTATCTGTTGATGGAATAAGTGCCAAAGATGGAATCACTACCTTTCTACACCTTGAATCGGAAATAAATCGACAAATGATCAAGAGAGTGAACAAAGTAATAGCTGTTGCAGACCATACAAAAATAAACAGAGTAAGCTTTGCCTATATAGACAAAGTCAATGTGATTGACACTTTGATAACGGACACAAAAGCTGACAAAGAACACATCGAAATACTTAAAGAGAAAGGGATTGAAGTTATTGTTGTGTAATAGAATCCTGATAGATGGGATTCTATTACACAAAACTATCATTTCCTTCTTCTTTAAATATATTAAGCCCGATTTTGTTTTTACAAGAATATAATTTCTAACTTATTAAAAAAATAGCGATTATGGATAATATAATTCCCAATATTTTTTTCCTATCCATTCTTTCTTTATAAAATATAACGCTTATTATAGCTACCAGAATAAAGGACATCTGGGTTACTGGCAAAACTAGAGAAACATCCCCTATTCTCAATGCTTCAAGGGCAAAACATAAAGCAATAACCATAAGAAAACCAGAAATAAGAGCATATTTAAAATTATTCTTATTTATTAAAATATCACATTTGCGAACTAGCATAATCAATAATGCGATTAAAGACACCACTGCATATCTACATAAAAGCAATTTAAACGT
Proteins encoded in this window:
- a CDS encoding DeoR/GlpR family DNA-binding transcription regulator, producing the protein MNNGNAREITAEKRRNKIIDIITRDGKVKVSQLSNLFNISEVTIRNDLSELEADGVLERTHGGAISTSKAYFNMSFHERMKTNKQEKMKIAETAANMVNDGDYIMFNSGTTTLYTAQKLRNNKNLVIVTNAISIAHEISHFNGVQIILLGGNYNPKYQFTYGDDTINGLKKYKVDKLILSVDGISAKDGITTFLHLESEINRQMIKRVNKVIAVADHTKINRVSFAYIDKVNVIDTLITDTKADKEHIEILKEKGIEVIVV